A genomic window from Lotus japonicus ecotype B-129 chromosome 1, LjGifu_v1.2 includes:
- the LOC130729790 gene encoding cytochrome b-c1 complex subunit Rieske-4, mitochondrial-like — protein MLRVAAKRLSSSLSSSSPWRTNHAASAFLSRNPLAPPSSTSDERGSDPFSLRPEFFLPFRGFATESLVHTKENSLIPEIPATVAAVKNPSSKIVYDDHNHERFPPGDPSKRAFAYFVLTGGRFVYASLIRLLVLKFVLSMSASKDVLALASLEVDLSSIEPGTTVTVKWRGKPVFIRRRTEDDIKLANSVDVGSLRDPQQDSERVKNPEWLIVIGVCTHLGCIPLPNAGDFGGWFCPCHGSHYDISGRIRKGPAPYNLEVPTYTFLEENKLMIG, from the exons ATGTTGAGGGTTGCAGCTAAGAggctttcttcttctctctcctcctcctctccatGGAGGACCAACCACGCCGCCTCCGCGTTCCTCTCCCGGAACCCCCTCGCTCCACCGTCCTCCACCTCCGATGAACGCGGATCCGACCCGTTCTCTCTCCGACCCGAATTCTTTCTTCCCTTCAGAG GATTTGCTACTGAATCGCTGGTGCACACAAAAGAAAACAGCCTTATTCCTGAAATTCCAGCAACTGTTGCAGCTGTTAAGAACCCTTCTTCTAAGATTGTATATGATGACCACAATCATGAACGATTTCCTCCAGGTGACCCTAGCAAAAGGGCATTTGCCTACTTTGTCCTAACAGGGGGTAGGTTTGTTTATGCCTCGCTAATCCGTCTCCTTGTCCTCAAGTTTGTGCTTAGCATGTCAGCAAGTAAGGATGTTCTTGCTCTGGCTTCGCTTGAAGTCGATCTCTCTAGCATTGAGCCAGGCACCACCGTGACTGTTAAGTGGCGTGGAAAGCCGGTCTTCATCAGGCGCAGGACAGAAGATGATATTAAGTTGGCAAACAGTGTTGATGTTGGTTCTCTTCGTGATCCCCAGCAGGATTCAGAGAGAGTCAAGAACCCAGAATGGCTCATTGTGATTGGGGTTTGCACACATCTTGGTTGCATTCCTTTGCCAAATGCTGGTGACTTTGGTGGATGGTTTTGCCCATGCCATGGTTCACACTATGATATTTCCGGAAGAATTAGGAAGGGACCAGCACCATACAATCTGGAGGTACCAACTTATACCTTCTTGGAGGAAAACAAGTTGATGATTGGTTGA
- the LOC130729792 gene encoding uncharacterized protein LOC130729792, with product MAADQRRKRLNGASSSEPDKTKRKNLELVQSDLTMKSHVFVEWDGNHQKVVAKREQIGISWRQMKPFASFAHDGHNILADVLAIPEEIFGLDSLSEVLSYEVWNTLLLDSERNFLMQFLPSDLKPHQVVRELLSGDNFHFGNPFVKWGSLLCSGSLHPDMIVNQEQHLKSDKRAYYSQIHNYHKDMVGFLVKLKRRWESCKDPEKEILQMIRRSKNDVDKRTQPNLNEFIVDDHDGNVTATSESCSWDAEEKAHSDNQISSIGQRDEHQKRVLDKGFSKGKPRNLMVSSDMPNVGEKPKKGDKIHKLNEYSSDGDKYMSYIKISKKQHELVKSMKLSCKSIQSHALNHILGDLVLDNIHAQPYGVFIKEEQQNLHDHWLRLVKKDLPAAHANWAERLMQKHAVKNSLVVEMKDKSNPLAEDDDIVSSGQPQDQEDGSLDKQSLEDDEGSIAQSPENQSLHYSYHSNDELNDVCIDSNKNILSKRDDSSQNKIEYAKIVNSHDDSISEGVPFSSDGHAWQASERPHYHDSSVSHDYTANGLSLVNPQVNEEQQTQVISLDSNLHLEDPGKEFLHRQSDDGPFSSCQSQDRIDFLQSLIKGKGVNSYHPEQKCAGSSFQTSSNVMMGDDKFSSHFKEPLQTSLTLDQGNRRASEVYMPESMSGNIYSERGRYLIPRQDALSLSKGNITNWAAKSTGMSAPPRPHVNTGDFIGHNWFSSDHQVRLGWNGSNNVGLSSHSLGTGSGGNSDQSLFSVLSPCSQLRSGSPYESVRRPDQFLAPGAYGMLDAGTPRINAVVPPSSHPLDYFSGRDTPSAVVPNDMTWVSLPPPPPDPALNDQMGKPYLRSWNQ from the exons ATGGCTGCTGATCAAAGAAGAAAACGATTAAATGGTGCAAGTTCTTCAGAGCCAGATAAGACGAAAAGAAAGAATTTGGAACTAGTGCAAAGTGATTTAACCATGAAATCTCATGTTTTTGTTGAGTGGGATGGTAATCACCAAAAGGTGGTTGCCAAGCGGGAACAGATTGGCATCAGTTGGAGACAAATGAAACCATTTGCCAGTTTTGCTCATGATGGACACAACATCTTGGCAGATGTCCTTGCAATACCTGAAGAAATTTTTGGCTTGGATAGTTTAAGTGAAGTGCTTTCGTATGAG GTTTGGAACACACTCCTTTTGGACAGTGAGAGAAATTTTCTTATGCAGTTTCTTCCCAGTGACTTAAAGCCACATCAAGTTGTCAGAGAATTACTTTCAGGGGATAACTTTCACTTTGGAAACCCTTTTGTAAAATG GGGTTCTTTACTTTGTTCAGGTTCTCTTCATCCAGATATGATTGTTAACCAGGAGCAGCATCTAAAATCTGATAAAAGAGCATACTACTCACAGATACATAATTATCACAAGGA TATGGTAGGATTTCTAGTTAAGTTGAAGAGGAGGTGGGAAAGCTGCAAAGATCCAGAAAAGGAAATTCTGCAGATGATTCGGAG GTCAAAGAATGATGTAGATAAAAGAACACAGCCAAACTTGAATGAATTTATCGTTGATGATCATGATGGGAATGTTACAGCAACATCCGAGTCGTGTTCCTGGGATGCAGAGGAGAAAGCACACAGTGATAACCAAATTTCCTCAATCGGACAGCGAGATGAACATCAGAAAAG GGTGCTTGACAAAGGCTTCAGTAAAGGTAAACCCAGAAATCTGATGGTTTCTTCAGATATGCCCAATGTGGGAGAAAAACCCAAGAAAGGTGACAAAATACACAAGCTGAACGAATATTCTAGTGATGGTGACAAATATATGTCATATATCAAG ATTAGCAAGAAGCAACATGAACTTGTTAAGAGTATGAAGCTATCTTGTAAAAGCATCCAGTCTCACGCTCTTAACCATATTTTGGGTGACCTTGTCCTTGATAACATTCATGCGCAACCGTACGGAGTATTTATCAAAGAAGAACAGCAGAATTTGCATGACCATTG GTTGCGATTGGTGAAAAAAGACCTCCCTGCAGCACATGCAAACTGGGCAGAAAGACTGATGCAGAAACATGCAGTGAAAAATTCTTTGGTGGTTGAGATGAAGGATAAATCAAATCCATTGGCAGAG GATGATGATATTGTGAGTTCCGGCCAGCCTCAGGATCAGGAGGATGGTAGTCTTGATAAGCAGTCTttagaagatgatgaaggttcTATTGCTCAATCCCCAGAGAACCAGTCCCTGCATTATTCTTATCATAGCAATGACGAGCTCAACGACGTGTGTATAGATtcgaataaaaatattttatcaaaaAGAGACGATTCTTCACAGAATAAAATTGAATATGCAAAGATTGTGAATTCTCATGATGATTCTATCAGTGAAGGAGTTCCTTTCTCTTCAGATGGTCATGCCTGGCAAGCATCTGAAAGGCCACATTACCATGATTCTTCTGTGAGCCATGACTATACAGCAAATGGGCTATCGCTGGTAAATCCTCAAGTTAATGAAGAACAACAAACCCAGGTGATTAGTCTAGATTCTAATTTACATCTAGAAGATCCTGGTAAAGAGTTCTTACACAGGCAGTCAGATGATGGTCCCTTCAGTTCTTGCCAGAGCCAGGATCGAATTGACTTCCTTCAGTCTCTAATCAAGGGAAAAGGGGTTAATTCCTATCACCCTGAACAAAAATGTGCTGGGTCAAGTTTCCAGACTTCAAGCAATGTTATGATGGGAGATGACAAATTTTCCAGTCATTTTAAGGAGCCATTGCAAACATCCCTGACATTGGATCAAGGTAACAGGAGAGCTAGTGAAGTTTACATGCCAGAAAGCATGTCAGGTAATATTTATTCCGAAAGAGGAAGATATTTAATCCCAAGGCAAGATGCATTATCATTATCTAAAGGGAATATTACTAATTGGGCTGCTAAATCTACTGGAATGTCAGCACCTCCGCGACCTCATGTAAATACTGGAGATTTCATTGGTCACAATTGGTTTTCTTCAGACCATCAAGTTCGTCTTGGCTGGAATGGATCTAATAATGTTGGTCTTTCTAGTCATAGTCTTGGCACTGGAAGTGGAGGGAACTCAGACCAAAGCTTGTTTAGTGTTCTATCTCCCTGTAGCCAATTACGCTCAGGTAGCCCATATGAGTCAGTGAGACGCCCTGACCAGTTCCTTGCGCCAGGAGCATATGGAATGCTAGATGCAGGTACACCCAGGATAAATGCTGTTGTACCACCATCTTCTCATCCACTAGATTATTTCAGTGGGAGAGACACACCTAGTGCTGTGGTGCCTAATGATATGACATGGGTGAGTTTGCCGCCTCCACCTCCGGATCCAGCTTTAAATGATCAAATGGGAAAGCCATACTTGAGGTCATGGAACCAGTAA
- the LOC130729791 gene encoding protein COFACTOR ASSEMBLY OF COMPLEX C SUBUNIT B CCB1, chloroplastic, translating to MAAKMLSSSPHPHPLCSLPFHTNLHKLQPWLGWQQLQQQHPPRSRKLHVSLHDAATSSSALVHLNPSSLLLLTESAGYSMASYYTSLGLFVISVPGLWSLIKRSVKSKIVKKTFIGEGEKKPPNQVAGEILSFFTRNNFQVTDRGETVTFEGMMVPSRGQAALLTFCTCISLASVALVLTITVPDFGNNWFGITILSPLAGAYYWTRASRKEQIKVKLIVGDDGTLSEIIVQGDDQQVEEMRKDLKFSEKGMVYVKGILER from the exons ATGGCAGCAAAGATGTTATCATCATCCCCACATCCACACCCTCTCTGTTCTCTCCCATTTCACACCAACCTCCACAAACTACAACCATGGCTCGGGTGGCAGCAGCTGCAGCAACAACACCCTCCAAGATCAAGGAAGCTCCACGTGTCACTTCACGACGCTGCCACCTCATCTTCAGCTCTTGTGCACCTAAACCCCAGTTCTCTGCTGTTGCTTACAGAGAGTGCTGGTTATTCCATGGCCAGTTATTACACTTCTCTTGGTCTCTTTGTTATCTCTGTTCCTGGCCTTTGGTCCCTCATCAAACGTTCTGTCAAATCCAAA ATTGTGAAGAAGACTTTCATAGGTGAAGGTGAAAAGAAGCCACCAAATCAGGTTGCAGGGGAGATACTATCATTCTTCACTCGTAACAACTTTCAAGTGACTGATAGAGGAGAAACAGTTAC GTTTGAAGGAATGATGGTTCCCAGCAGGGGCCAAGCAGCACTATTAACTTTCTGCACTTGCATCAGCCTTGCAAGTGTGGCACTTGTGCTTACCATAACCGTCCCTGATTTTGGTAATAACTGGTTTGGGATTACCATCTTAAGTCCACTGGC AGGTGCTTATTACTGGACTCGAGCATCTAGAAAGGAGCAGATTAAGGTGAAACTAATAGTTGGAGATGATGGGACCTTATCAGAGATCATTGTTCAAGGTGATGACCAACAAGTAGAGGAAATGAGAAAGGATCTCAAGTTTAGTGAAAAGGGAATGGTTTATGTTAAAGGCATCCTTGAGAGGTGA